A section of the Festucalex cinctus isolate MCC-2025b chromosome 9, RoL_Fcin_1.0, whole genome shotgun sequence genome encodes:
- the clcf1 gene encoding cardiotrophin-like cytokine factor 1 yields the protein MTAQQLKQRLELIAGGHFWDFHQIHLVFLLAAAALAAAGSSHSLASERSSIESTYELTKFLEYQLKEIKDVYLTYLGPPFNDKDFSPPRPNSTALSLPSAATRLELWHGLENQARLAQNQRAYSVLLAAVRELARSTLCPSLKTSLLHFCTGLDGLLGSISALMTTLGYALPEKKPGDLQRGAGGDGPAPLISRTRTRTGRRGRGETEGVKRGKARRRLEDDGGRLREKVRGERRRGRREEPEAWRWDWEEEREVGTRRWGRSLLRDDDEAGEGYSYNLQILHTLRKEDGVIADGGKSFFVDFSSSYHQRRPPRSLLPPTLHPPPSTLSLLYQPGPGEEHGLVPTAPTLALHGGPSLLSSSSSSSSVLLSVRPAMSDFARKVEGFWILRELQSWLWRSAKDFNRLKRRLRG from the exons atgACGGCGCAGCAACTGAAGCAACGTTTGGAATTAATCGCCGGGGGGCATTTCTGGGACT TTCATCAAATCCACCTCGTGTTCTTGTTGGCTGCTGCCGCGCTCGCCGCCGCGGGTTCGTCCCACAGCTTGGCCAGCGAGAGGAGTTCGATCGAGAGCACGTACGAGCTCACCAAATTTCTGGAATACCAGCTCAAGGAAATCAAAGATGTCTAT CTGACATACCTCGGCCCCCCGTTCAACGACAAAGACTTTTCGCCGCCGAGGCCCAACAGCACGGCTCTCTCCCTGCCCAGCGCCGCCACCCGCCTGGAGCTGTGGCACGGCCTGGAGAACCAAGCCCGCCTGGCTCAGAACCAGAGGGCCTACTCTGTCCTGTTGGCGGCTGTGCGGGAGCTGGCTCGCTCCACCCTCTGCCCCTCCCTCAAGACCTCCCTGCTGCACTTCTGCACGGGCCTGGACGGCCTTTTGGGCTCCATATCGGCGCTGATGACCACCCTGGGCTACGCCCTTCCTGAGAAGAAACCTGGTGACCTTCAGAGGGGCGCGGGGGGAGACGGCCCGGCGCCTCTGATCAGCAGAACCCGGACGAGGACTGGGAGGCGGGGCCGAGGGGAGACGGAGGGCGTGAAGAGAGGGAAAGCGAGGAGGCGACTGGAAGATGATGGCGGCAGATTGAGGGAGAAGGTGAGAGGGGAGAGGAGGCGAGGGAGGCGGGAAGAACCGGAAGCCTGGAGGTGGGATTGGGAAGAGGAGCGGGAAGTAGGGACGAGGAGATGGGGGAGGAGCTTGCTGAGAGATGACGACGAGGCTGGGGAAGGATACAGCTACAACCTGCAAATCCTTCACACGCTCAGGAAGGAGGACGGCGTCATTGCGGATGGAGGCAAGAGCTTCTTCGTGGACTTCTCCTCGTCGTATCATCAACGCCGACCTCCTCGCTCACTCCTCCCCCCTACGCTGCATCCCCCTCCATCCACCCTCTCCCTTCTCTACCAGCCCGGGCCGGGTGAGGAGCACGGCCTCGTCCCCACGGCCCCGACGCTGGCATTACACGGAGGCCCCTcgctcctctcctcctcctcctcctcgtcatcCGTGCTACTCTCCGTGCGGCCAGCCATGAGCGACTTCGCCAGGAAGGTGGAAGGCTTTTGGATACTGCGCGAGCTGCAGAGCTGGTTGTGGCGTTCGGCGAAGGACTTTAATCGCCTCAAGAGGAGATTGAGAGGTTGA